Part of the Paroedura picta isolate Pp20150507F chromosome 3, Ppicta_v3.0, whole genome shotgun sequence genome is shown below.
ccagcaagctgggttctcattttaccgacctcggaaggatggaaggctgagtcaaccttgagccggctgctgggatcgaactcccaacctcatgggcagacagcttcagacagcagggCAGGGTACATCATATTAATacatcatctgttccacataacatATTTCTGGcagggccttggaggaggagctggtctcatggcttaagtgccactcaacgctcaacacccactcagggcggctgtcccgcccccgagtgcctcctcctccaaccagcttgcctgtctgtccagcggccagccaatttcACTACATGTAAGTTTTCACTAGATGCGGTGTATGGGATATTGCtgatttttaaagatgtttttccTGCCATGACTTGGATCAGAGGTgtgtaagggggagggggagatcctcAATCAAGGGCGTGGTAAGCTTAGTTCAAGAGGGAGCTTGGTGCcttagttaagagcagcagcctgtaatccggAGAAGTAGGttagattccccattcctcctctgcatgcagccagctacatgacccagttctctcagagctctctcagcctcacctacctcacagggtgtctgtcttcTTCGTTTTTCTCTCTTCAGTTTTATCCTCTCtataaccctgtgaggtcggtcaGACCGAGAGTGCGTGACCAGACTAAATCACTCAGTAAGCTTCCATTGCTGGACGAACATTTGAACCAGGCTTCCCCAGAATCCTTTTCCCTctggattaaaaaagaaaaattagccatcaagtctcagctgattaATAGTGACCTAGCagggttttcaggacaagaggggttcaggggtggtttgtcaCTCCTTCTCTCCATGTCACAACCTTGAACATCTTAGGTCAGCCATCGAAATACCAGCCAGCGCTTGGACCTGTTAGGTGTCCAAGATTCAGCAAACCTGGCCTATCCCTGTCAGAGTAAACCACAGTCCCCACCCCCCTATAGATCCTACTTGAAAATTCAGAGTTAAAAGTTCTTATTTGGAttaaaaccagcttggtgtagtggtgaggagtgcagacttctaatctggtgatctgggtttgattccgcgctcccccacatgcagccagctgggtgaccttttaaacactgataaaactgttctgaccgggcaggaatctcagggctctctcagcctcacccaccccacagggtgtctgttgtggggagggaaaagggaaggcaactgtaagctgctttgagactccttcgagcagagaaaagtggcatagaagaaccaaatcttcagtaatatcagggctctctcagcctcacccaccccacagggtgtctgttgtggggagaggaaagggaaggcgaatgtaagctgctttgagactccgttgggtaggGAAAAGTCGCATATAAGAACTGTTCTTtcttaaaacaacaacacacagtcTATTGAAAAAAACTTATCTTTAATCATATAAACACCATTGGATTGTTACAAAAATATGTGTATTAAAAGTACCAACTTTCAACTTTGGTGAGTTGGAACACTATTTAAAAAGTGGACTTTAAAAATGCTTGTACCGAAAAAACTGAGGTCTGAACGGTGCAGAATTCAAAACTGATGAATTTGACAACAGGCCCAAAAATCTGTTTACAATAGTACAATGAGTTCAATgtgtttctatttttaaatttcgtttttatttttaaaaagaaaaaaacaaccaccccctAATCCAGATGCGCTGGAGAAGGACCAACAGGTTGTAAGAGCCTCAAAAAggcagaagaagaggacagaGCAATGCTACACAACAGCTTCCATATCATACGGGGCAGTGGTGAGAGACAAAAGGTCTCTGGAGAAGACCAAGTTCCAGCCGGAGATCATGAGAGCTACAGCCTCAGAGTGAAAAATTGCTCTGGGCAGAAAATGCTCACTTTTTTTATTAGGAAAGGGTGGgtttggttccccctccccaaaagatgaAAAAATACAAGCCAAAGGGGTAAAAATACAAGCCAAAACTGCTTTAAGTGGGAGATCCATGTTCCAATcacctcattggggggggggggggagactgttaTGAGATTTTAGCCAACAAGAAAATGTCACAAGATCCCCTGCAAGCCCCACCAACCTTTATTCTGACCTTTGGTATGAAGAGATCATTTGTGTCTGGACATATAGACCAGCTCACATCATCAGCTCCAAATAAGGGGTGAGCGCTTCGGTGCGATTCGgctgcctcggcaatcaccgaagccgaagtggccagcaccacagcgcAGAGGGGCAATGCTGGCAGCAACGTGCCAGCCAGTGcccgcacgcaggcacagagctctgcgcctgcatgcagcCATAAGCTGGCATGCCAACCCCAACAATGCCCTTCCCCTCTGCTGGGTGCCTCAGGCATCAGTGAttgccaaggtggccgaaccgcACCGAAGCGCTCACCCGTATTtggaggacacacacacacaacatatccCAGTAGGCCTCCCCCTGCCCTATCTCCACTCAAATCAAAGCCTCTTTCCGGCTTTTGCATGCACCAATTCATGTCTCTCCCGTTGCCACTTGCGGTCAAACCCTTCCCCGCAGAACTGGCACTCGTGCGGCTTCTTTCCCGTGTGGACGCACTCGTGCCGAATCAGATCGGACCGCCAGCAGAAGCCTCGGCTGCAGAAGCAGCATTCGTAacgcttctcccccgtgtgacgGACTTGGTGCCTCATGTAGCTCGAGAGCCCGCTGAAGCTCTGCCCGCAGTCAGGACAGACTTTCGTTCTGCTCCGGATGTTTTCGGGGGGAAGTGAGGCCCTGCGGTATCGCTTGGAGGCCTCTTCCCGAGGCGGAGAGGAGTTGGCCCTTCTCAGCCTCTCCGAACGCCGCCGTTCCTTGACGTGGACTTCCTGGAACTGGGGATAGGGAGAGGCCTTGGGGGGTCTTCCCCGTGGTCTTGGGTAACATTCAACTCGCTCCAAATGTTCCCGCTCCAGgctcttcttcctgccccttctGACTTCCTCGTAATCTGATGGAACGAAGGCAAAAAGTCGGCACAGGTGAGAACCGCCCTCAGTTGGCTGTGATGGGAGTCCCATCCCAATAGCAGTAATAATATTCTCGGGACCGTTTTATGCCTCAGGTGCTTTTTCTGGTGGTGGTTTACTGAAATAAATGCACCGGGCAAATGGTTGTACTCTTGGGAGGGGAGATGTGGGTTTTCTGAGATCATCTGAATCAGAAAACAAAAGGTGACAAAGACACCATATATAGTTTGGGATCGAAATACCACAAGACCCGCCCAATCCCTCctgtttcaaccttttgactatggaggcatctctgaagtatttttcaggcttggagtGGTGACATGTCTCTTTGGAGAAGTAGGCACGAAAGTAAGTTGCGGGAGGCAGCCAATCGATCgactgatcatttaccatttccatggtggagagactaggcctgtacagcagcaggggaagtgggctctgccctaaatccaccattttaaagcgcaagttggtgaatcccaaaaagtggattcaccaacctaaaaagcacttcTCCCGGggacggggttttttttttaatcgaagagcctggagcaacgaataggcatacaagtgtgcaggcaaagccaaaaataattccccccccaaagttgtcacacaaagcatgcctctctaaagtcctccccccccaaaaaaaatcaggaacaagattaattttttttaaattcaagactcgtgattccataagggctGGCGTTATAAAAATCactgcatctatgattagatgcataggcatttcaactgagaactattaattaaataaaaaaaagaaattggcgGGCatagtgggacctttaaaaaaatgagaaaggggattggctgtctggcttgattgacaggccgaaGAGAGTCGCGGATAaactgcgttgctctcttccgccatttccagcagcgcttgtggagggtaagaagtggGATACAgggagatggcaagaaggtgaggaatggcacgaggcgtgataatatttagcgctatgctattcagctggcgtaatgccatttttttcaatgtgcagaaatgtctGGAGCATTCCTGTCCCACAAAGAGCATACTATCTTTACCTTGTGGCTAGCAGCCACTCATGGACCTTTCTTCCCTGTTTATCCAACCCCCTCTTGATGCCGCCTGTGCTTGTAAGCTGCCACCACATCCTGCAGCAGTAATTTCCATAActtaattatgctttgtaatcTGTTCTAAGACCCCTGTTGATTACTTTGTGGAGTGACCATGAGTAATTCTCTTTTGAGGAACAGGAGTTTCCTGCATGTTGCAACTGagcacctccccacccaccccaatttcaAAAAGAAGTTCCCCAAGATGAAAAAGATGCCACGAACGCTCCTTACTTGGGTAGGACCTCCTGGATGAACTGGAGTCCACGTTGATCTGCTTATTGGCCGACAGCAGGTTCCTATCCGGCTGAGATGCTTTGGGCTTGGAATAATCCAGTGCTACATCGTTTGGCTCCTGAAGATGCTAATATGTTTGGGAGGATCAAGACCAAGTCAGCACAAGACCCCAGTTTAGTTCAGTTACACAAAGTGCCTGCCACGCAATGGGAAAAAACCTCCTCTGATATTGTCACGCCCACTAGTTAAGAGCTATACATTACATAAACCAAATATACAAAGCAGAAGTCTCCACTGGGGTTGCACGCTCTGGCAAGcaccaaagcctgaggcagccagggtTGCGGTGCAGAGGGGTAGTGCCCCACcagcccgccccctccctccacatcacggcactggccacctcaggctttggTGCTTTCCGAAGCACGTAGTCTCCATGGTGCCCCAGTGACACCTTTCCTAATGCCCGGAAGCTATATTGTACCTGGCTTTGccaccttgtgtcagaattccaaagggaccCTCGGctcaaaaagactggggaccccttggtctaaGGCCCACCCAGTGCTTTACGCAGAGGATACAGATGCATTTCCCTAATTCACAAACTGACCCCGACTCTCTGGACTGCTTGATTTTCAGGACAAAGCATTCTCCTCTTTCGTCTGGGGGATCGAGCtacagcaaataaaattaaataacaaatacCATACTTATTGTATAGTGCGCACATATGAGACCGGTATCCAGAACTATCGGAAATTCCAGACCAGATTGAAGGTGTGGGAGTGCAGGTATCACGAGGAGGAACCCATGGTCTTGTAGATAAGAAATTCTTTCCCTAACCACACTGGTTGTGAACAGTTTTATAACATGCCCTTCCtagaaggctcagggcagggaaCTTAATATATACAACTAATTAATTTACATGAATGAAACAGTCATTTCATTCCTCATAAATTAAATGATTAAAAACTGTCTCCTTAAAAACATTAtggcgggggggagggcagaatgtcTAGTTTTAATTGGGCGTTGTTATTTTATGGATGGAGCATTGATTGTTTTAATGAGCAACGAAGCCAGCAATTCCTCGTTAATCTCCTGGCTTCAATCATATGCCTGGCAGAtctgctccatcttacaggccctgtggaaggttCCAGAGGGCCCCGATCTCGCCAGGGAGAGCTTTCCACcaaaccagggccagaaccaaaaaaggCCCTAGCAGAAGAGGCGTTCCCGAACTTTTAGTAAAAATCAAAACCTGGAATCTGCTATCTCTGAAACACATCTGCTTTCATGAGGTTCCCAGGTCCTACTAATCCACTAGGAACGCTTGTAAATGGCACGGTCCAATATTCAGAATCCtaatgttttttaattttatgtgtGCAGACCATACAATTATTACTTAATCCATTTTATCTGCTGTAGCTTGACCCTCTTGAGCAAACGGGAATGTTTTGGCTTGAGGGGGCTTCCCGCTTTCTTTGCTGTTTGCAAAACACGCCTCCCCGCTCACCTGCTCTTCCttcctctcggcggccagcagctTCCTCAAGAACTCTTCGGCCAGGGCCACGGCCCGATTGCAGGTGACCGGGCGCCGCGCCcggacccagccctgcatctccctggGCAGGATGctgaggaactgctccaggatcagctgctccaggatctgctccttggtgTGCCGCTCGGATTGCAGCCACTGGTGGCAGAGGTGCTGGAGCTGCAGGAAGACCTCccggggcccctcggcctcctgaTAGCAGAACCGGCGGAACTGCTGGCGTTTGCGCTCCCGGATCATGGCCTCCCTTTGCAAGACGGCCCTCTTCACCTTCCAGAAGTTGCCCTGGTCTTTCTCTTCCAGGCCACGGAAGGCCTTCTCGGCTTCCTCGTCCAGGGCCGGCAGGAGGCGGCTCACCCACTCTTTCTGTGGCCAACGGCAAGCCACGGCGACCTGCTGGAAGGAAGCTAAGAAGGCCTCCGCGTTCTCCCACGCGCTCAGCCCGTCCTGCAGCTGCGAGTCGTCCCAGGGGCAGTCTTCTGCTTCCAGGAACTCCTGGAATTCGAGTTCCCAGTACTGAAGCTTGTCGTAGGTTTTCGGCTGAACCTCCCGGGGCAGCGACCCCGCCTCTCTGGCCTCCATGTCGTCGTGTCTTCCCATGCCCAGCTCGGGCCAGGATGGTTTTCCCATGGCCTGTGCAAACGCAGCTTGAAACTCGGGGTCAAAGGCAGCGACCTCCCATGgctctgtggctgccattttctctgccaGGCACAGAAGGTCTTGGCCGGGCCTCACTTGGACCTTAACCTACTTGCTCGCTGGAAACAGGTCCGTTCGATGGGGCTTGCGGATGTCCCAGTGCTCAGGATGGGACAATGAGGACAAAACGTCACAGTTCACAGTGGAGCTCTCCCAGTAGAGCTCTGGAGGTTTCAGGGGGCCAGAAGTGACTAGGTTTCCAAGGTCTCCTctggaaagaaataaaaaagacagtaagaagagctggggggggggtttgtttggttcccctgcttttttactacctgaaggtgtcttaaaggggttgagagagctcagagaaccgggcctggcccaaggtcacccagctgcctgcatgtggaggagtggggaaaccaaacccagctcttgagattagagatTAGATATAACAAATTAGACTATTATAttcaatgttaaaattatattacattttaaattttaaatcatattaaaaatgtaaattatcgATAAAATAAACCTTCTAACGGTGCTTCCAACAATTTTGATAAACAGAAGTTTAATTtgatcatacaatcatagaatcaaagaacaattggaagggacctcctgggtcatctagtccaaccctcagcaggacactcacaaccctatcgctcatccactgtaacctgccacccccttgaacattaGGTACCACGGGGCTCAAATTTTGTCCCTCTAAGCGAGCATATGACCCAGCAAACTCtcatggctgagcagggatttgaacctgacaaTCCAAATCTTTGGTTGACgttctaatccaggctttctaaTCCAggtgtaaccctggggtttcttgacagccctggaaagtttCTTGAATGGGCAAGTtagttgagcccccccccccacaacagccaaTGGTAGACCTAGaacgggtggggaggggtggggccctgggtggggaTGTAGACAGCTCTGCACAATGACAGATTTACTCAGATTGCATTGCGATATCGTGCCATTTCTGAGAtctgtcaaagcctgaagaatgttttagagcagtggtccccaacctgcgggccgcggcccggtgccgggccgcagctccctctccccgctccgcCCACGCAGTAAAAAacatcccaggccgcaagcttgcggcccgggaagcttcttactgcgggaggcggggagagggaaacagggccgggccgcgcccgtgcgggccacgcccgctcggcccgatccgcgggcgcggcccgtgggcgcggcccgtgggcgcggcccgatccgcgggcgtggcccgcgcgggcgcggtccgcagGGGCGctgcccgatgccctgccggtccccagcctcggaaaggttggggaccactgttttagagatttctcaaaggtaaaaaagatgagaaaagcTCAATGAATTCTTCCAGCAActcgagggggagggagaggaagcaagACGAAGTCTCTTGGGAAGCATAAAAGagctaagtttggtgtagtggttaggagtgcagatttctaatctggcatgccaggttcgattctgcactcccacatgcagccagttgggtgaccttgggctcgccacagctctgatataactgttctgaccgggcaggaatatcagggctctctcagccccacctgcctcacagggtgtctgttgtggggagaggaaagggaaggcgactgtaaaccgctttgagcctcctttgggtagagaaaagcagcatataagaaccaactcttcttcagtgatatcagggctctctcagcctcacttccctcacagggtgtctgttgtggggagaggaaagggaaggcgactggaagccactttgagactccttcgggtagggaaaaggggcctataagaaccaactcttcttcttcttctaacctgtggaactcactgccctGTGATCCCTCATGCGCTTCCTGAACCCAAGCACATTAAATTTAGGGGAGAAAACATAAAATAAGAACACAGCAATAGAAAAATACACAAAGGTGGATGGATACGAGTCccccagtgggacctggggaacccctggatttacagctcccCTTCAGGCcacagaaattagttcccctgaagaaaatggctgctttgaagggcagactccatagcagggatcctca
Proteins encoded:
- the LOC143834072 gene encoding uncharacterized protein LOC143834072 — encoded protein: MAATEPWEVAAFDPEFQAAFAQAMGKPSWPELGMGRHDDMEAREAGSLPREVQPKTYDKLQYWELEFQEFLEAEDCPWDDSQLQDGLSAWENAEAFLASFQQVAVACRWPQKEWVSRLLPALDEEAEKAFRGLEEKDQGNFWKVKRAVLQREAMIRERKRQQFRRFCYQEAEGPREVFLQLQHLCHQWLQSERHTKEQILEQLILEQFLSILPREMQGWVRARRPVTCNRAVALAEEFLRKLLAAERKEEQHLQEPNDVALDYSKPKASQPDRNLLSANKQINVDSSSSRRSYPNYEEVRRGRKKSLEREHLERVECYPRPRGRPPKASPYPQFQEVHVKERRRSERLRRANSSPPREEASKRYRRASLPPENIRSRTKVCPDCGQSFSGLSSYMRHQVRHTGEKRYECCFCSRGFCWRSDLIRHECVHTGKKPHECQFCGEGFDRKWQRERHELVHAKAGKRL